A window from Malania oleifera isolate guangnan ecotype guangnan chromosome 7, ASM2987363v1, whole genome shotgun sequence encodes these proteins:
- the LOC131160116 gene encoding cyclin-U4-1-like — translation MADAEAAEMTSADQPPKVITFLSRLLQRVAESNDLRRGIHRGPERISAFHGLSRPTISIQSYLERIFKYANCSPSCFVVAYVYLDRFVQRHPSLPITSFNVHRLLITSVLLSAKFMDDMYYNNAYYAKVGGISTGEMNLLEVDFLFGISFQLNVTPTTFYTYCSFLQTQMLLLTSSSPPPPPPPPHEHHLPLKPQQYCCFSDQDNNHHDDHQSQLTV, via the exons ATGGCTGACGCGGAGGCGGCAGAGATGACGAGCGCCGATCAGCCTCCCAAGGTGATCACCTTCCTGTCGCGTCTGCTGCAGAGGGTGGCGGAGTCCAACGATCTCCGCCGTGGGATTCACCGGGGGCCGGAGAGGATCTCCGCCTTCCACGGCCTCAGCAGACCCACCATCTCCATACAGAGTTATCTGGAGAGAATATTCAAGTACGCCAATTGCAGCCCCTCCTGCTTCGTGGTGGCCTACGTTTACTTGGATCGCTTCGTGCAGCGCCACCCGTCTCTCCCCATCACCTCCTTCAACGTTCACCGCTTGCTCATCACCAGCGTCCTGCTCTCTGCCAAGTTCATGGACGACAT GTATTACAACAATGCATACTATGCAAAGGTAGGAGGGATAAGCACAGGAGAGATGAATCTGCTAGAGGTGGACTTCTTGTTTGGAATAAGCTTCCAATTAAATGTGACACCCACCACTTTCTACACCTACTGTTCTTTCCTCCAAACACAAATGCTTCTCCTcacttcttcttctcctcctcctccccctccccctcctcATGAACATCATCTTCCTCTAAAGCCCCAACAGTACTGCTGCTTCAGTGATCAAGACAATAATCATCATGATGATCATCAAAGCCAGCTCACTGTCTAA